In Halorussus limi, a genomic segment contains:
- a CDS encoding right-handed parallel beta-helix repeat-containing protein, with protein sequence MGEIPRRTFCALLAASAGTASGCTTMSQDRPAETNRQNDAGDVTVVTTRKGLESAFETLSPGDTIRITDENAPYRTTQWLDIDADGVTVIGPGVRALIQPAESADVGGFRIGHDGQCSEIDIRGVGYHGTPSGRPKRTERLHAIAVRDATNVTVERSHIRRTYPVKHGNGGSGISVTHNCSGVRIVNNQIHEYGDRGIQLAGKRHVVFGNVVTNGLDRPIACDLWSSKGKNPTAQSVSIFGNLLGNSVQGSLVGIARNTSSSVSDGYVGIYGNVGFGTHKSFCHVRGSKPLRNVNVQNNVSLQKTDDLKTKQTTNFSGVAVDVSEIRNLAVKNNEFYDYSGHGVRVDSDVSDTSIQNNTLASPGLAGIRFVGGADSLIDGNLITDATKAGIRLEEATDTVVRGNFVRGAGTEGIAVGGSQSPTGNEIADNYVENSGRRSSKSSPGIAVRDGGVRVRGNAVRRNDAAAIAEPAGVEGNVYEGNWADGDDPWRFASPASRVRNNDPPTGVHRGLSADSGTEVSVEFDRAYSRPPKLAFGRANGGVEGVSYATNDDGNFVGATVTLGENDGTLDVFVTQP encoded by the coding sequence ATGGGGGAGATTCCCCGGCGGACGTTCTGCGCCCTGCTGGCAGCGTCGGCCGGAACCGCGTCGGGGTGTACCACGATGAGTCAGGACCGGCCGGCGGAGACGAACCGACAGAACGACGCGGGGGACGTCACCGTCGTCACCACCCGGAAGGGACTCGAATCGGCGTTCGAGACCCTCTCTCCGGGGGACACGATACGCATCACGGACGAGAACGCGCCCTACCGCACGACCCAGTGGCTCGACATCGACGCGGACGGGGTGACGGTCATCGGGCCGGGAGTCCGGGCGCTAATCCAACCCGCCGAGAGCGCCGACGTCGGCGGATTCCGAATCGGCCACGACGGCCAGTGTTCGGAGATAGACATCCGCGGAGTCGGCTATCACGGGACTCCGTCGGGGCGACCGAAGCGGACCGAACGGCTTCACGCTATCGCCGTTCGGGACGCGACGAACGTGACCGTCGAGCGGAGCCACATCCGTCGGACGTACCCCGTCAAGCACGGCAACGGCGGGAGCGGAATCAGCGTCACGCACAACTGCTCTGGCGTTCGAATCGTCAACAACCAAATCCACGAGTACGGCGACAGGGGTATCCAACTCGCCGGGAAGCGCCACGTGGTGTTCGGAAACGTCGTCACGAACGGACTCGACCGACCGATAGCGTGCGACCTCTGGTCGTCGAAGGGCAAGAACCCCACCGCCCAGAGCGTCTCTATCTTCGGTAATCTGTTGGGCAACAGCGTTCAGGGAAGCCTCGTCGGCATCGCGCGGAACACCTCATCGTCGGTGAGCGACGGATACGTCGGAATCTACGGCAACGTGGGGTTCGGAACGCACAAGTCGTTCTGTCACGTTCGCGGGTCGAAACCGCTCCGGAACGTGAACGTCCAGAACAACGTGAGCCTCCAGAAGACCGACGACCTCAAAACGAAGCAGACGACGAACTTCTCGGGCGTCGCCGTAGACGTCTCGGAGATACGCAACCTCGCCGTCAAGAACAACGAGTTCTACGACTACAGCGGCCACGGCGTCCGCGTCGACAGCGACGTTTCGGACACGAGCATCCAGAACAACACCCTCGCCAGTCCGGGACTCGCCGGAATCCGATTCGTCGGCGGCGCGGACAGTCTCATCGACGGCAACCTGATTACGGACGCGACGAAAGCCGGGATTCGACTCGAAGAGGCTACCGACACCGTCGTTCGTGGCAACTTCGTCCGCGGGGCCGGCACGGAAGGCATCGCCGTCGGCGGTTCGCAGTCGCCGACTGGCAACGAAATCGCCGACAACTACGTCGAGAACAGCGGCCGGCGGTCGTCGAAGTCGTCCCCCGGGATTGCAGTTCGCGACGGCGGAGTGCGAGTTCGCGGCAACGCCGTCCGCCGGAACGACGCCGCCGCGATAGCCGAACCCGCCGGCGTCGAAGGGAACGTCTACGAAGGGAACTGGGCGGACGGCGACGACCCGTGGCGGTTCGCCAGTCCCGCGTCCCGAGTCCGGAACAACGACCCGCCGACGGGCGTCCATCGGGGCCTGTCGGCGGACTCCGGGACGGAAGTGAGCGTGGAGTTCGACCGGGCGTACTCTCGCCCGCCGAAACTCGCGTTCGGTCGAGCGAACGGCGGAGTCGAGGGCGTATCGTACGCGACGAACGACGACGGGAACTTCGTCGGAGCGACGGTGACGTTGGGAGAGAACGACGGGACGCTCGACGTTTTCGTGACTCAGCCGTAA
- a CDS encoding aminotransferase class V-fold PLP-dependent enzyme, whose protein sequence is MGLQQSDALDAARIREDFPILEREFDGEQVVYLDNGATTQKPNQVIDAIADYYRNYNANVHRGIHHLSQEASIAYEEAHDTVAEFVGADGREEMVFTKNTTEAENLVAYAWGLNELGPGDEIVLTEMEHHASLVTWQQIGQRTGADVKYIPVTEDGYLDMDAAAEMITDDTEMVSVLHVSNTLGTVNPVSELADIAHNHDSYIFVDGAQAVPNRPVDVKDIDADFYAFSGHKMAGPTGVGGLYGKREILEAMEPFQYGGDMITKVTFEEAKWNDLPWKFEAGTPVIAQGIGLAEAVEYLEDIGMDAIRRHEEALAEYALDRMAEFDDIEIYGPTDPTDRGGLVAFNLDGVHAHDLASIMNDHAVAIRAGDHCTQPLHDKLGVAASARASFYVYNTTDEIDALMDAIDSARQLFA, encoded by the coding sequence ATGGGACTACAACAATCGGACGCGCTCGACGCGGCGCGGATACGGGAGGACTTCCCCATCTTAGAGCGGGAGTTCGACGGCGAGCAGGTCGTCTACCTCGACAACGGCGCGACGACTCAGAAGCCCAATCAGGTCATCGACGCCATCGCGGACTACTACCGGAACTACAACGCCAACGTCCACCGCGGCATCCACCACCTGAGCCAAGAGGCCTCCATCGCCTACGAGGAGGCCCACGACACGGTCGCGGAATTCGTCGGGGCCGACGGACGCGAGGAGATGGTCTTCACGAAGAACACCACCGAGGCCGAGAACCTCGTGGCCTACGCGTGGGGCCTGAACGAACTCGGGCCGGGCGACGAAATCGTCCTGACCGAGATGGAACACCACGCCTCGCTGGTGACGTGGCAGCAAATCGGCCAGCGGACCGGCGCGGACGTGAAGTACATCCCCGTGACCGAGGACGGCTACCTCGACATGGACGCCGCCGCCGAGATGATTACCGACGACACCGAGATGGTCAGCGTCCTCCACGTCTCGAACACGCTCGGGACCGTCAACCCCGTCTCGGAACTCGCCGACATCGCCCACAATCACGACTCGTACATCTTCGTGGACGGCGCGCAGGCGGTGCCCAATCGCCCGGTGGACGTGAAGGACATCGACGCCGACTTCTACGCCTTCTCGGGCCACAAGATGGCCGGACCGACCGGCGTCGGGGGTCTCTACGGCAAGCGGGAGATTCTCGAAGCGATGGAGCCGTTCCAGTACGGCGGCGACATGATAACGAAGGTCACCTTCGAGGAGGCCAAGTGGAACGACCTGCCGTGGAAGTTCGAGGCCGGGACGCCGGTCATCGCGCAGGGCATCGGCCTCGCCGAAGCGGTCGAGTACCTCGAAGATATCGGCATGGACGCGATTCGGCGCCACGAGGAGGCGCTGGCCGAGTACGCGCTCGACCGGATGGCCGAGTTCGACGACATCGAAATCTACGGCCCGACCGACCCGACCGACCGCGGCGGCCTCGTCGCGTTCAACCTCGACGGAGTCCACGCTCACGACCTCGCGTCCATCATGAACGACCACGCTGTCGCTATCCGCGCGGGCGACCACTGCACCCAACCGCTCCACGACAAACTCGGCGTGGCGGCCTCCGCGCGAGCGTCGTTCTACGTCTACAACACGACCGACGAAATCGACGCGCTGATGGACGCCATAGACAGCGCGCGACAGCTGTTCGCGTAG
- a CDS encoding GYD domain-containing protein, which produces MVTYTVLADVNEQEFQNPQELVTVWGEIRADIERLGGELRESYALIGDYDFQLTFEVEEEDAAIQIAMAIERHGLDTKTMRAMSIDRLGELVDDV; this is translated from the coding sequence ATGGTAACGTACACCGTACTCGCCGACGTGAACGAACAGGAGTTCCAGAACCCGCAGGAGCTAGTGACGGTCTGGGGCGAAATCCGAGCGGACATCGAACGACTCGGCGGAGAGTTACGCGAGAGTTACGCGCTCATCGGCGACTACGACTTCCAACTCACGTTCGAGGTCGAAGAGGAGGACGCCGCGATTCAAATCGCGATGGCTATCGAGCGGCACGGGCTGGACACGAAGACGATGCGAGCGATGTCTATCGACCGGTTGGGCGAACTCGTCGACGACGTTTGA
- a CDS encoding DUF424 domain-containing protein — MILNERRTDEGLLVAVCDDDVLGETFEDDGVSLTVTEEFYGGDEVDEQAVVDSLARASVANLVGTEAVELAIREGFVDEANVLDVESTRHAQFLRM, encoded by the coding sequence ATGATTCTGAACGAGCGCCGGACCGACGAGGGACTGCTCGTGGCCGTCTGCGACGACGACGTTCTCGGCGAGACGTTCGAGGACGACGGCGTCTCGCTGACCGTCACCGAGGAGTTCTACGGCGGCGACGAGGTGGACGAGCAGGCCGTAGTGGACAGCCTCGCCCGCGCGTCGGTGGCGAACCTCGTGGGGACCGAGGCGGTCGAACTGGCGATTCGAGAGGGGTTCGTGGACGAGGCCAACGTCCTCGACGTGGAGTCGACGCGCCACGCCCAGTTCCTCCGGATGTAG
- a CDS encoding tetratricopeptide repeat protein yields the protein MTEPEDHDFSEDERFDDPYEGFDLDPPELDVDPDKVDPVDSRVVADLLDDQSVPDEEVDVEELIDVGLNYMKINRFEQAADTFERAAQFAPDESKLEQEAWTNKGAAHAELEEWDAAIGDYREAIRIDDDSEHAATAETNLAYALWEAGQSEQALEHAEKAVEIDERFAEAWFNRGFFLLERGLAEDALNSLENAIRLGLRNSQVLDEKARALEELGQYDEAEEIAEEAEDLREQAEQELIDQQEQQRQER from the coding sequence ATGACTGAGCCCGAGGACCACGATTTCTCCGAGGACGAGCGGTTCGACGACCCCTACGAGGGGTTCGACCTCGACCCGCCCGAACTGGACGTGGACCCCGACAAGGTGGACCCGGTGGACTCGCGCGTCGTCGCCGACCTGCTCGACGACCAGAGCGTCCCCGACGAGGAAGTAGACGTCGAGGAACTCATCGACGTCGGACTGAACTACATGAAGATAAACCGGTTCGAGCAGGCCGCCGACACCTTCGAGCGCGCGGCCCAGTTCGCGCCCGACGAGAGCAAACTCGAACAGGAGGCGTGGACGAACAAGGGCGCGGCCCACGCGGAACTCGAAGAGTGGGACGCCGCCATCGGCGACTACCGGGAGGCCATCCGCATCGACGACGACAGCGAACACGCCGCCACCGCCGAGACGAATCTGGCCTACGCGCTCTGGGAGGCGGGCCAGAGCGAGCAGGCGCTCGAACACGCCGAGAAGGCGGTCGAGATAGACGAGCGGTTCGCCGAGGCGTGGTTCAACCGCGGGTTCTTCCTGCTCGAACGCGGCCTCGCCGAGGACGCGCTGAACAGCCTAGAAAACGCCATCCGACTCGGACTCCGGAACTCGCAGGTGCTGGACGAGAAGGCACGCGCCCTCGAAGAACTGGGTCAGTACGACGAGGCCGAGGAGATAGCCGAGGAGGCCGAGGACCTCCGCGAGCAGGCCGAGCAGGAACTCATCGACCAGCAGGAGCAACAGCGACAGGAGCGATGA